The following proteins are co-located in the Paenibacillus sp. FSL H8-0079 genome:
- the rpoB gene encoding DNA-directed RNA polymerase subunit beta has product MAGHLVQYGRRTRRSYARINEILEVPNLIEIQQKSYDWFLEEGLREMFQDISPIQDFTGNLILEFIDYSLGEPKYTVDDAKERDVTYAAPLRVKVRLINKETGEVKEQEVFMGDFPLMTNTGTFIINGAERVIVSQLVRSPSVYFSTKVDKNAKKTYTATVIPNRGAWLELEMDAKDVVYVRIDRTRKIPVTVLLRSLGFGTDAEILDLLGNDEYIRNTLDKDNTDSTEKALIEIYERLRPGEPPTLDNAKSLLVARFFDPKRYDLANVGRYKMNKKLHIKNRLFNQRLAESLVDAETGEIIAEAGQMVDRRLLDEIMPYLEKSVGFRTYHVGNGVLDANDVPMQTIDVFSPTEDGKVVKLIANGIIDKSVKNVTPADIISSISYFLNLLQGIGSTDDIDHLGNRRLRSVGELLQNQFRIGLSRMERVVRERMSIQDANVITPQALINIRPVIASIKEFFGSSQLSQFMDQTNPLGELTHKRRLSALGPGGLTRERAGMEVRDVHPSHYGRMCPIETPEGPNIGLINSLSTFARVNEYGFIEAPYRWVDPKTGIVTEQIDYLTADEEDNYVIAQANAKLNEDGTFEEEAIIVRYNKQSDNILTMPSERVDYMDVSPKQVVSVATALIPFLENDDSNRALMGSNMQRQAVPLLIPKAPLVGTGMEHKAAKDSGVCIVSDYDGIIERSSANEIWVRRVEEVDGQEVKGDIVKYKLHKFMRSNQGTCINQRPIVKRGAAVKAGDILADGPSTEMGELALGRNVVVAFMTWEGYNYEDAILLSEKLVKEDVYTSIHIEEYESEARDTKLGPEEITRDIPNVGEEALRNLDERGIIRIGAEISAGDILVGKVTPKGVTELTAEERLLHAIFGEKAREVRDTSLRVPHGTDGIVVDVKVFTRENGDELPPGVNQLVRVYIAQKRKISEGDKMAGRHGNKGVVARILPEEDMPFLPDGTPVQIVLNPLGVPSRMNIGQVLEVHLGMAAMQLGIHVATPVFDGAKEYDVFDTMEEAGMQRNGKTVLYDGRTGEEFEREVTVGVMHMIKLAHMVDDKIHARSTGPYSLVTQQPLGGKAQFGGQRFGEMEVWALEAYGAAYTLQEILTVKSDDVVGRVKTYESIVKGENVPEPGVPESFKVLIKELQSLGMDVKILSEDEQEIEMREMDDEDDAASDKLSLNLEGTEVGAE; this is encoded by the coding sequence TTGGCAGGACATCTTGTTCAATATGGTCGACGCACTCGGCGCAGTTATGCACGAATTAACGAGATACTCGAAGTTCCGAACCTGATTGAAATCCAACAAAAATCCTACGATTGGTTTTTGGAGGAAGGGTTGCGCGAAATGTTCCAGGATATCTCGCCGATCCAGGATTTTACAGGTAACTTGATTTTGGAATTTATCGATTACAGTCTCGGTGAACCGAAGTACACAGTAGACGACGCGAAAGAGCGTGACGTTACTTATGCAGCACCGCTTCGGGTCAAAGTCCGGCTCATTAATAAGGAAACCGGCGAAGTCAAAGAGCAGGAAGTATTCATGGGAGATTTCCCGCTGATGACCAACACGGGCACATTTATTATTAATGGTGCGGAACGGGTAATTGTCAGCCAGTTGGTTCGCTCTCCTAGCGTTTACTTCAGTACCAAAGTAGATAAAAACGCCAAAAAAACGTATACCGCTACAGTTATTCCTAACCGCGGCGCTTGGTTGGAACTGGAGATGGACGCGAAGGATGTTGTTTATGTCCGGATCGACCGTACACGTAAAATACCGGTTACGGTTCTCCTGCGTTCACTTGGTTTTGGCACAGATGCTGAGATTCTGGATCTGCTCGGTAATGACGAATATATCCGCAACACACTGGACAAAGACAACACGGATTCCACGGAGAAAGCACTCATTGAAATCTATGAGCGTCTTCGTCCGGGCGAGCCGCCAACGCTTGATAATGCGAAAAGCTTGCTCGTAGCGCGTTTCTTTGATCCAAAACGTTATGACCTGGCTAATGTAGGTCGTTACAAAATGAACAAAAAGCTTCACATCAAAAACCGTTTGTTCAACCAGCGTTTGGCTGAGTCACTTGTTGACGCTGAAACAGGCGAGATTATTGCTGAAGCAGGTCAAATGGTGGATCGTCGCTTGTTGGATGAAATCATGCCGTATCTTGAGAAGAGCGTTGGTTTCCGCACGTATCACGTGGGTAACGGTGTTCTGGATGCTAATGATGTTCCTATGCAAACGATCGATGTATTTTCACCAACAGAAGATGGTAAAGTAGTCAAACTGATTGCCAATGGAATCATTGACAAGTCCGTTAAAAACGTGACGCCGGCGGATATCATTTCGTCCATCAGTTATTTCCTTAACCTTCTGCAAGGAATTGGTAGCACGGATGATATTGACCATCTGGGTAACCGTCGTTTGCGTTCGGTGGGTGAACTCTTGCAGAACCAGTTCCGTATCGGTTTGTCCCGTATGGAGCGTGTGGTTCGTGAGAGAATGTCCATTCAGGATGCTAACGTAATTACACCACAGGCATTGATCAACATCCGTCCTGTTATTGCATCGATTAAAGAGTTCTTTGGTAGCTCCCAATTGTCACAGTTTATGGATCAAACGAACCCACTGGGTGAGTTGACTCATAAACGTCGTTTGTCCGCACTCGGACCCGGTGGTTTGACGCGTGAGCGTGCAGGCATGGAAGTGCGTGACGTCCATCCATCCCACTATGGCCGGATGTGTCCAATCGAGACTCCAGAGGGACCAAACATCGGTTTGATCAACTCCTTGTCTACATTCGCACGTGTAAATGAATATGGCTTCATTGAAGCTCCATATCGTTGGGTTGATCCGAAGACAGGTATTGTAACTGAGCAAATTGATTACCTGACAGCGGACGAAGAGGACAACTATGTCATCGCACAAGCGAATGCGAAGTTGAACGAAGACGGTACATTTGAAGAAGAAGCGATCATTGTACGTTACAACAAACAGTCGGATAACATCCTTACGATGCCGAGTGAGCGAGTTGACTACATGGACGTATCTCCTAAACAGGTTGTTTCCGTTGCTACAGCGCTGATCCCGTTCCTTGAGAACGATGACTCCAACCGTGCACTCATGGGATCAAACATGCAGCGGCAGGCGGTTCCACTCTTGATTCCTAAAGCACCACTTGTGGGAACAGGTATGGAGCACAAAGCTGCAAAAGATTCTGGTGTATGTATTGTCTCCGATTATGACGGAATTATCGAACGTTCTTCTGCGAATGAGATTTGGGTCCGTCGTGTTGAAGAAGTGGACGGTCAGGAAGTTAAAGGCGATATCGTTAAATATAAATTACACAAATTTATGCGTTCGAACCAAGGAACATGCATTAACCAGCGTCCGATTGTCAAAAGAGGTGCCGCTGTCAAAGCTGGCGATATCCTCGCTGATGGTCCTTCAACGGAAATGGGTGAATTGGCTCTGGGACGTAACGTCGTTGTTGCCTTCATGACTTGGGAAGGTTACAACTACGAGGATGCGATCTTGCTCAGTGAAAAACTCGTTAAGGAAGATGTATACACATCCATCCATATCGAGGAGTATGAGTCGGAAGCACGTGATACCAAGCTAGGACCTGAAGAGATCACACGTGACATCCCTAACGTTGGGGAAGAAGCGTTGCGTAACTTGGATGAGCGCGGTATTATCCGCATCGGTGCTGAGATTAGCGCTGGCGACATTCTGGTTGGTAAAGTCACACCTAAGGGTGTAACAGAGCTGACTGCAGAAGAACGTCTCCTGCATGCGATCTTCGGTGAGAAAGCACGTGAAGTACGAGATACTTCCTTGCGTGTACCACATGGTACTGATGGTATCGTAGTAGACGTGAAAGTATTTACCCGTGAAAACGGTGATGAGCTGCCTCCAGGTGTTAACCAACTCGTTCGTGTATATATCGCTCAAAAACGGAAAATTTCCGAGGGTGATAAAATGGCCGGACGTCACGGTAACAAAGGGGTCGTGGCCCGCATCTTGCCGGAAGAAGATATGCCTTTCCTGCCAGACGGTACACCGGTTCAGATCGTTCTTAACCCACTGGGCGTACCTTCCCGGATGAATATCGGTCAAGTACTCGAGGTTCACTTGGGTATGGCGGCGATGCAACTGGGTATTCACGTAGCAACACCTGTATTCGACGGAGCGAAGGAGTATGACGTCTTCGATACGATGGAAGAAGCAGGAATGCAACGTAATGGTAAGACCGTCCTGTATGATGGTCGTACAGGTGAAGAGTTTGAACGTGAAGTTACCGTAGGTGTCATGCACATGATCAAACTGGCACACATGGTTGATGATAAAATCCATGCCCGTTCCACAGGTCCTTACTCACTTGTTACGCAACAACCATTGGGTGGTAAAGCCCAATTCGGTGGACAGCGTTTCGGGGAGATGGAAGTATGGGCGCTTGAGGCATACGGTGCTGCTTATACACTGCAAGAAATCTTGACTGTTAAATCCGATGATGTTGTTGGTCGGGTTAAAACGTATGAATCCATCGTCAAAGGCGAGAATGTCCCGGAACCAGGCGTTCCTGAGTCATTCAAAGTATTGATCAAAGAGCTTCAAAGCTTGGGTATGGACGTTAAGATTTTGAGTGAAGATGAGCAAGAGATTGAAATGAGAGAAATGGACGATGAAGATGACGCTGCGAGCGATAAGCTCAGCCTCAACCTTGAGGGTACAGAGGTCGGAGCGGAATAA
- the rplL gene encoding 50S ribosomal protein L7/L12: MSKEQILEAIKGMTVLELNDLVKAIEEEFGVTAAAPVAAAGAGAAAAEAEQSEFDVILTSAGASKINVIKAVREITGLGLKEAKELVDNAPKALKEKVAKEEAEAVKAKLEEAGASVEVK, translated from the coding sequence ATGAGTAAAGAGCAAATCTTGGAAGCAATCAAAGGCATGACTGTACTGGAATTGAACGATCTTGTTAAAGCAATCGAAGAAGAATTCGGCGTAACTGCTGCAGCTCCAGTAGCTGCTGCAGGTGCAGGCGCTGCTGCTGCAGAAGCTGAGCAATCCGAGTTCGACGTAATCTTGACTAGCGCTGGTGCTTCCAAAATCAACGTTATCAAAGCAGTTCGCGAAATCACAGGTCTTGGCCTGAAAGAAGCAAAAGAACTGGTTGACAATGCTCCAAAAGCACTGAAAGAAAAAGTTGCTAAAGAAGAAGCAGAAGCGGTTAAAGCTAAGCTTGAAGAAGCAGGCGCTTCAGTTGAAGTTAAATAA
- the rpoC gene encoding DNA-directed RNA polymerase subunit beta', whose product MLDVNNFEYMKIGLASPEKIRSWSRGEVKKPETINYRTLKPEKEGLFCEKIFGPTKDWECHCGKYKRVRYKGVVCDRCGVEVTRAKVRRERMGHIELAAPVSHIWYFKGIPSRMGLALDMSPRSLEEIIYFASYVVTDPGETPLEKKQLLSEKEYRSYREKYGYGFQAGMGAEAVKKLLQDLDVDKELEFLKEELRTAQGQRRNRAIKRLEVIEAFRNSGNKPEWMIMDVLPVIPPELRPMVQLDGGRFATSDLNDLYRRVINRNNRLKRLLDLGAPDIIVQNEKRMLQEAVDALIDNGRRGRPVTGPGNRPLKSLSHMLKGKQGRFRQNLLGKRVDYSGRSVIVVGPYLKMYQCGLPKDMALELFKPFVMKELVNKGLAHNIKSAKRKVERVSPEVWDVLEEVIKEHPVLLNRAPTLHRLGIQAFEPILVEGKAIRLHPLVCTAYNADFDGDQMAVHVPLSAEAQAEARILMLASGNILNPKDGKPVVTPSQDMVLGSYYLTMDNKEEKGTGMILRTVNEAVSAYQRGTAGLHARVAIPVKALGKTSFTEEQQEGMLLTTVGKIIFNEIFPASFPYINDATRSNLYQGTADHSFVYEKGADLREAIMNAPLAGGVGKEYLGSIIARCFEIYHTTETAVILDKIKQLGFTYSTRAGITVAVSDVIVPPEKFEILRQSEEKAQIVTNQYRRGLITNEERYDRIIDIWSKSKDDITEILMKSMDRYNSIMMMVDSKARGNKSQITQLGGMRGLMANPSGRIIELPIKSNFREGLTVLEYFISTHGARKGLADTALRTADSGYLTRRLVDVAQDVIVRDDDCGTDKGFTVSRIQDGKEVIEDLYDRIEGRYCFETLRHPETKEIIVGRNELIDSDKAEAIIEAGITKLQIRSVLSCRASHGVCKKCYGRNLATGKHVEIGEAVGIIAAQSIGEPGTQLTMRTFHTGGVAGDDITQGLPRIQELFEARNPKGQATISEIDGVVKEIREAKDRREIEIQGEAESKVYAVTYGSRVRVSEGAEVEAGDELTDGSIDPKEMLRIKGIRGVQNYILQEVQRVYRNQGVEINDKHVEVMIRQMLRKIRIVDAGDTTLLPGSFVDMHEYERANKIAILSDKEPAVAKPILLGITKASLETDSFLSAASFQETTRVLTDAAIKGKVDQLLGLKENVIIGKLIPAGTGMHRYRSIKFAEPEDGQSSVEELEPVSVD is encoded by the coding sequence TTGTTGGACGTCAACAATTTCGAATACATGAAGATCGGGCTTGCTTCCCCAGAGAAAATTCGTTCTTGGTCCCGCGGAGAAGTGAAAAAACCGGAAACGATCAACTATCGTACGTTGAAACCGGAAAAAGAAGGGCTGTTCTGCGAAAAGATTTTTGGCCCTACAAAAGACTGGGAATGTCATTGCGGTAAATACAAACGCGTCCGTTATAAAGGCGTTGTCTGTGATCGTTGTGGCGTTGAAGTAACACGTGCGAAAGTACGCCGCGAACGGATGGGCCATATTGAGCTCGCTGCTCCGGTATCGCATATCTGGTACTTCAAAGGTATTCCGAGCCGTATGGGTCTTGCGCTGGATATGTCTCCAAGATCACTCGAAGAGATTATTTATTTTGCATCATATGTTGTAACTGATCCAGGAGAAACTCCACTGGAGAAAAAACAACTGTTGTCCGAGAAAGAATATCGCAGCTACCGTGAAAAATACGGATATGGTTTCCAAGCTGGCATGGGCGCAGAAGCGGTTAAAAAACTGCTTCAAGACCTTGATGTAGATAAAGAGCTTGAATTCCTGAAGGAAGAGCTCCGCACTGCACAAGGACAACGTCGTAATCGTGCGATCAAACGTCTGGAAGTTATCGAAGCTTTCCGCAACTCAGGCAACAAGCCAGAGTGGATGATCATGGATGTACTTCCAGTTATCCCGCCGGAACTTCGCCCAATGGTACAACTGGATGGTGGACGTTTTGCAACGTCTGACCTGAATGACCTGTATCGCCGTGTGATTAACCGGAACAACCGTCTGAAACGTCTGCTTGATCTGGGCGCGCCAGATATTATCGTGCAAAATGAAAAACGGATGTTACAGGAAGCTGTTGACGCATTGATCGATAATGGCCGTCGCGGACGCCCGGTAACGGGTCCTGGTAACCGTCCTTTGAAATCCCTCAGCCACATGCTGAAAGGTAAACAAGGACGTTTCCGTCAGAACTTGCTCGGTAAACGGGTTGACTATTCTGGTCGTTCCGTTATCGTTGTCGGACCTTACCTGAAAATGTATCAGTGTGGTCTGCCAAAAGATATGGCACTTGAATTGTTCAAGCCTTTCGTTATGAAAGAGCTTGTAAATAAAGGGCTTGCCCACAACATCAAGAGCGCGAAACGTAAAGTTGAGCGTGTAAGTCCTGAAGTATGGGATGTTCTTGAAGAAGTAATCAAGGAGCATCCGGTTCTGTTGAACCGTGCCCCTACGCTTCATAGACTCGGTATTCAAGCATTTGAACCGATTCTCGTTGAAGGTAAAGCAATTCGTCTTCACCCGCTCGTATGTACGGCATACAATGCCGATTTTGACGGTGACCAAATGGCTGTGCACGTTCCGTTGTCCGCTGAAGCTCAAGCGGAAGCACGTATCCTGATGCTCGCATCAGGTAACATTTTGAACCCGAAAGACGGTAAACCGGTTGTTACTCCTTCCCAAGATATGGTGCTTGGTTCTTACTACCTCACTATGGACAACAAGGAAGAAAAGGGCACAGGTATGATCCTGCGTACAGTTAACGAAGCTGTATCAGCATACCAACGTGGTACTGCTGGTCTGCATGCGCGTGTTGCTATTCCGGTTAAGGCGCTTGGTAAAACAAGCTTCACGGAAGAACAGCAAGAAGGAATGTTGCTGACAACTGTTGGTAAAATTATCTTTAATGAAATTTTCCCGGCAAGCTTCCCGTATATCAATGATGCGACTCGTTCGAACCTATACCAAGGTACTGCAGATCACTCATTTGTATATGAAAAAGGTGCTGATCTTAGAGAAGCTATTATGAATGCTCCTCTGGCTGGCGGTGTTGGTAAAGAATACCTCGGCTCCATCATTGCACGTTGTTTTGAAATCTATCACACAACGGAAACAGCCGTTATTTTGGATAAAATCAAACAACTTGGATTCACATACTCTACTCGTGCCGGTATTACGGTTGCGGTATCTGATGTTATCGTTCCGCCTGAGAAGTTTGAAATTCTTAGACAGTCTGAGGAAAAAGCACAAATCGTTACGAATCAGTACCGTCGTGGTCTGATTACGAATGAAGAGCGCTATGACCGTATCATTGATATCTGGTCGAAATCCAAAGATGACATCACTGAGATTCTGATGAAGTCCATGGATCGATACAACTCGATCATGATGATGGTAGACTCCAAAGCACGGGGTAACAAATCGCAAATCACCCAATTGGGCGGTATGCGTGGTCTGATGGCCAACCCATCCGGTCGAATTATCGAACTCCCAATCAAATCGAACTTCCGTGAAGGTCTGACAGTACTCGAGTACTTTATCTCCACTCACGGAGCGCGTAAAGGTTTGGCGGATACAGCCCTGCGTACAGCCGATTCAGGTTACCTGACTCGTCGTCTCGTAGACGTAGCCCAAGACGTTATCGTGCGTGATGATGATTGTGGTACAGATAAAGGATTTACGGTAAGTCGTATCCAAGATGGTAAAGAGGTTATTGAAGATCTCTATGACCGTATTGAAGGCAGATACTGTTTCGAGACTCTTCGTCATCCGGAAACGAAAGAAATCATTGTAGGTCGCAATGAATTGATTGACTCCGACAAAGCAGAAGCGATCATCGAAGCAGGCATCACCAAATTGCAAATCCGCTCCGTACTCAGCTGCCGTGCTAGTCATGGTGTCTGCAAGAAGTGCTACGGTCGCAACCTGGCGACTGGTAAACACGTGGAGATTGGTGAAGCGGTTGGTATTATCGCAGCACAGTCCATTGGTGAGCCAGGAACACAGCTTACAATGCGTACATTCCACACCGGTGGTGTAGCCGGAGACGATATTACGCAAGGTTTGCCACGTATCCAGGAGTTGTTTGAAGCTCGTAATCCTAAGGGTCAAGCAACGATCAGTGAAATCGATGGTGTGGTTAAAGAGATTCGCGAAGCGAAAGATCGTCGTGAAATCGAAATTCAAGGTGAAGCGGAATCCAAAGTATACGCCGTTACCTACGGTTCCCGTGTGCGCGTAAGCGAAGGCGCGGAAGTTGAAGCGGGTGACGAGTTGACAGACGGTTCCATTGATCCAAAAGAAATGCTGCGGATTAAAGGCATACGTGGTGTACAAAACTACATTCTGCAGGAAGTACAACGCGTATATCGTAACCAAGGCGTAGAAATTAACGATAAGCACGTTGAAGTTATGATCCGTCAAATGCTGCGTAAAATCCGTATCGTAGATGCAGGAGATACAACGTTGTTGCCAGGATCGTTCGTGGATATGCATGAGTACGAAAGAGCTAACAAAATTGCGATTCTTAGTGATAAAGAGCCGGCGGTTGCAAAACCAATCCTGCTCGGTATTACGAAAGCATCCCTGGAAACAGACTCCTTCCTCTCGGCGGCTTCGTTCCAAGAAACTACACGTGTATTGACAGATGCAGCGATCAAAGGTAAAGTCGATCAGTTGCTCGGTCTGAAGGAAAATGTAATCATCGGTAAATTGATTCCTGCTGGTACAGGTATGCACCGTTACCGCAGCATCAAATTTGCTGAGCCAGAAGATGGCCAATCTTCAGTAGAAGAACTTGAGCCAGTTTCGGTTGATTAA
- a CDS encoding class I SAM-dependent methyltransferase, which produces MSNHYYSDKPQVAHDRKATEAVLRGFSLRLVTDAGVFSKNGIDYGSRVLIDAIELPTGAHVLDVGCGYGPMGLTAAKLVPDGHVTMIDINERAVELSRENAKANRISNVTVLQSNLLAEVKKQDFDAVLTNPPIRAGKETVHAIFEQAHRHLKVGGSLWIVIQKKQGAPSAKAKLESLFGRVEEVTKDKGYRIFKAVKAEEASTKS; this is translated from the coding sequence ATGTCCAATCATTATTATTCGGACAAACCGCAAGTAGCACATGATCGCAAAGCAACTGAAGCGGTTCTTCGCGGATTCAGTCTGCGACTCGTGACTGACGCCGGTGTATTTTCCAAAAATGGAATCGATTATGGTAGCAGAGTATTGATTGATGCGATAGAGCTGCCAACAGGGGCTCATGTTCTCGATGTGGGTTGCGGGTACGGACCGATGGGTCTTACAGCAGCCAAACTTGTACCGGATGGGCATGTCACCATGATCGATATCAACGAGAGAGCCGTTGAACTTTCCAGGGAAAATGCAAAAGCGAACAGAATTAGCAATGTCACGGTATTACAAAGTAATCTACTGGCTGAAGTGAAAAAGCAAGATTTTGACGCTGTACTGACTAATCCGCCTATACGGGCTGGAAAAGAAACGGTTCATGCTATTTTCGAACAGGCACATCGTCATTTGAAGGTAGGCGGTTCGTTATGGATTGTCATTCAGAAGAAGCAAGGTGCCCCATCGGCGAAAGCGAAATTGGAATCTTTGTTTGGACGAGTGGAAGAAGTGACGAAGGATAAAGGCTATCGGATTTTTAAAGCGGTGAAAGCGGAAGAAGCATCTACTAAAAGCTAA
- the rplJ gene encoding 50S ribosomal protein L10: protein MANAKVIQAKQESVDAVTAKLRESVTTVVVDYRGLNVAQVTELRKQLREAGIEFQVLKNSLLRRAAAAAELTELDSVLTGPTAIAFSVDDVVAPAKILNDFAKKNDALELKGAVVEGRVIGVEEVKALAELPSRDGLLSMLLSVLQAPVRNFALAVKAVAEKEEQGA, encoded by the coding sequence TTGGCAAACGCAAAAGTGATTCAAGCAAAACAAGAGTCCGTTGATGCAGTAACAGCAAAATTGCGCGAGAGCGTTACAACTGTTGTAGTTGACTATCGCGGATTGAACGTTGCCCAAGTAACTGAGTTGCGTAAGCAACTTCGTGAAGCAGGGATCGAATTCCAAGTGCTGAAAAACTCGTTGCTTCGCCGTGCAGCTGCAGCAGCAGAACTGACAGAACTCGATAGTGTTCTTACAGGTCCTACTGCAATTGCATTCAGCGTAGATGACGTTGTCGCTCCAGCTAAAATTCTGAACGACTTCGCGAAAAAGAACGATGCACTGGAATTGAAAGGTGCAGTCGTAGAAGGTCGCGTAATCGGAGTAGAAGAAGTTAAGGCGTTGGCAGAATTGCCATCCCGCGATGGACTTCTCTCCATGCTCCTCAGCGTGCTTCAAGCGCCAGTGCGCAACTTCGCGCTTGCGGTTAAAGCAGTTGCAGAGAAAGAAGAACAAGGCGCGTAA